A window of Gloeocapsa sp. PCC 73106 contains these coding sequences:
- a CDS encoding TIGR04255 family protein yields the protein MSEKLTNKPLVEAIFEINWHFSLSEDSLTSLNYQRLVGSFFEKIQHDYPIYQPISNSLEVIPEKIQHRFCKDNNEDPILQLGLGIFTINSPSYSEWHDFKIEILKYIDIFNLSQLNLNLSIKSIALRYIDLFNINLVQENIQEFLAQKLKTTIKIESSLFKNQRVKNLPQAFKLKLIFPCENPQGMMHFNLAKGHRSEQDIIICDYGIQSQSDDLSLFRKSPEQWLDESHTVAHDWFFALVEGELLENFR from the coding sequence ATGTCAGAAAAACTAACTAATAAACCTTTAGTTGAAGCTATTTTTGAAATAAATTGGCATTTTTCCCTTTCTGAAGATAGCTTGACTAGTTTAAACTATCAAAGACTGGTAGGTAGTTTTTTTGAAAAAATTCAGCATGATTATCCCATCTATCAACCAATATCAAATAGTTTAGAGGTTATTCCTGAAAAAATACAGCATCGTTTTTGTAAAGATAATAATGAAGATCCTATTCTACAATTAGGGTTAGGAATATTTACTATTAACTCTCCTAGTTATTCAGAATGGCATGATTTTAAAATTGAAATACTCAAGTATATTGATATTTTTAATTTATCTCAGTTAAACTTAAACTTAAGTATTAAATCAATAGCTCTTAGATATATCGACCTATTTAATATTAATCTTGTTCAAGAAAATATCCAAGAGTTTTTAGCACAGAAACTTAAAACCACCATCAAAATAGAATCGAGTTTATTTAAAAATCAAAGAGTAAAAAACTTACCTCAAGCTTTTAAACTTAAATTAATATTCCCCTGCGAGAATCCTCAAGGAATGATGCACTTCAATTTAGCTAAAGGTCACCGCTCCGAACAGGATATTATTATTTGCGATTATGGAATTCAATCTCAGTCAGATGATTTAAGTTTATTTAGAAAATCACCAGAACAATGGTTAGATGAGTCTCATACCGTGGCTCATGATTGGTTTTTCGCTCTAGTTGAAGGAGAATTATTGGAGAATTTCCGATGA